The Macaca thibetana thibetana isolate TM-01 chromosome 9, ASM2454274v1, whole genome shotgun sequence region CACTACTGTAACCAACCACAGCCACGCCCACGTGCCCACCGGGAGCTCCAGTCTCCCAGGGCCCAGAGCAGGGCCCACACACACCAAACCCAGTCCTGACAGATGGGCCCCCACCTCTCTGTGCCCAGAGAGCACACAAGGCTGCCCCTGAGGTTAAGGCGTGGTCTGACCTTCCTCAGAATGAGGAACTAAGGAGCAGCGACAGGAAACACCGAGCACTTGCGCCCTTCAGCTGGGAGCCGTgggggggagggaggcagagcagCTGTGAAAACACCTCCAGGGACTGCGAGGGGTCAGTGCGAGGTGACAGTTATGTCACCATGAGAGCTCCGCTAGTGTGCATCAGCCCTGCTGAACAGAGGGAGACCAGCCTGCTCAGCAAggccaatttctgcctccaaaacaCAGGAACCAGCAGGTGGGACGGGACATGGCAAGTGACAGCAAGTCAGTGGCTGCCTCGGAACAGAGTGGACGAAGTCCTGGGCTGGGAGATGCAGAGGGTAGGGAGTGAAACCACACCTGGCACCTGCCAGAATGCATGGCACTGGGACAGCCACCAAGAGCTCAGGCTCAGGcgctggggctgagggagggcgGATCCAGCCTCTCCCTAACCAGGTCATACTCAGAGTGGCGGGAGCCATGCAGACTCCATAAGAGGGACATCAGCTCAGAAGTGTGACCAGGGCAGACTTTAAAGCATGTTTTTTGGGGACAAgaatgcaaagtgaaagaagcaggACATAAGACTGTACCGTCACACCcacgtgtatacacacacacacacacacacacacacacaccctatttgCATAGAAAAAGTCTGGAAGAAAATACACCAAAACATAAATAGTAGTTATCTAGGTGAGAAATTATAGTTTGAAAACAGTTTTCCAATATATGTTCTAAAATTTCCACAACAAACACGCCTTATTGTTATAATTGGCAAATATGTGGGGCCACGAAGGTATGCCACCTGAGGAAGGGATCCCACAGGTCAGTGTCCTGGGGCTGCCAGGACAAATCACCATGAACTGGTGGTGCACAATGACAGGACTCTTCCCCCAGTGTCCTGGAAGCTGGAGTCTGAAACCCAGGTGTGGGCAAGGGGGGCTCCTCTGGGGTGCcgggggagaatctgttccatacctctcctggcttctggtgtcTGCCGGCACTCCTTGGCACCCCTTGGCTGGTGGCAGCATCACTCCAGCCTCGTCATGAGGCATGCTCCCTGTGTCTTAGGGTGGCTGAGGGTCTACCCtgatccagtatgacctcattttaacctgagtgcatctgcaaagatcctatttccaaataaggccacagtCATACACACTGGGGGAGACAACTTTGGCGTATCTTTTTGCGGGGCATAATTCAATCCATCAGAAGATGCAGTTGGCCCAAAGGAAAATACGACACAAAGGGCTGTGGTCCCCGTCTTTAAATATTGCCAGCCTCTCCTGTTTTGGAAGGATTAGACTTGGTCTGTCTGACTGTATTGAGAAGAAACAGGACTAATGAGTGCATGTTCCCCCAGAAcagacctggtctcaaaataGGAACACAGCTGTCCTAAGCTACACTGGCCATCTTGCGTAGAGAATTCCCTGACTCAGAGCGCCTCGGATTAGACTGGGGCCCCTCTGCTCTGATGTGGTGGTACTGGAGGGAGCGTTggactaaataattttaaagtccTGGCAGCCCTGAGATTCTGTATTCACACAGGCAACAATGATGCAAGCAGCGCCCAGTGGCAGCTGGGCCGCCCCACAGTGGCTGTTCAATATCCCACTACCCTGGCCTCACCCACTCTGGGCAACCCTTGATCTTAAAGCAAAGCTGCTCTACTCATCATTGTTCTTCCTTTTGGTCTCTCAAGGAAAGCTGGAAACTGTACATTCAATGCAGACAAGGATAAAGGCATCAACCATGTCGAGAGACACAGAATTCTAGGAGTTAAACCACGTGGCGAAGCCGACGCCCCTGATTCTAAGGGTGTTTCCCGAGCCTTGACAGCACCAAGGAACCGTCCTGTGTCCCTGGTCAGGCCCACTGGGGCTGAAGACATGCAGACCAGGATCAGAATGGTTAAGAAAACAATCTGCAATGTGTGTCAACTCAGTGACGACAGCCCCAAGAATAACACTTACATAAGAAACAGCAGTAACATTGCAAGttccattgatttttatttgtttttatttatttattttgagatggagtcttgctctgttgcccaggctggagtgcagttgcgccatcttggcccactgcagcctccacctcctggattcaagcgattctcctgcctcagcctcccgagtagctgggactacaggagtgtgccaccacgcctggtaatttttgtattttcagtagagacagggtttcaccatgttggccaggctggtcttgaactcctgacctcaggtgatccacccaccctggcctcccaaagtgctgggattacaggcgtgagccactgcacctggcctattcaATTTTTTCTAAAGGAGACAAAATCTTAATTGTGATGACAGGAGAATACCTTTCTTCAAAAGTGCTTCTTCTTCTCACCCCAAATACAACACACAGAAACTGCTCACCTCTCCACAGGGTCCCTGAGCATGACAATCAGTTTGGCATTCGGCTGAAAGGCATGGATGAAGTCCTGGGTCAGAAACGGTGGCTCGCCGTCTGTGCTGTTGTCGTAAAAGAACGTCCAGGCATTGTTATCCCACATAGTGGAAGCACTGGCCTCCCCTGGAAACAGAAAACACTCCAAGTGAGCAGGGGTGGGATTCAGGCTCCCACGAAGTGGCCCCGGGTGCCAGAGGCCAAAGCTGGTCCCGATGCCTTCCTCTTAAGCAGCAGGAGAGGCCAAGCTGTCAGCCTTTGTGGGCAAACAGGACTCCAAAGAGAGAAGGTTGGATGCCCACCCCTGCCACAGTCACACCCCACCTCCAGCCCAAAAACCTCTGTCTGGAAGTCCAGGCAATCCATGCAACACTGAGTGTCCCCACCCCTGAGCCCCCTTTCCAAGGggagcaaaaaagaaaaccttcacCAGCATCTGGGCCCCCAGTTTCACAGTATTTAACTTTGCTCATGGTGCACAGCTCTGTGGCATTTTAAGGGCCCACGGAGAATGCAGTCTGTGAGAAAATACACCAAAACACAAATAGCAGTTATCGAGGTGGGAAATTATAGGTGGTTCTGAAAATGGTTTTCCTGTACAGTTTTCCAATATATGTTCTATATAGTAGATGGTTCTAGTAATAGATGGAGTTCTCTCTGAACTGGGGGCCCAAGATGGCGAAAGGCCTTGCCATTTCTGCCCCGGatctaacaaagagaaagagctggGGCAGAGCCAAACCACGTTTCAGAGCTGGGAGGAGCCGAGAACTGGTCTAGCAGCCCAGGAGCCTGGAGCTGGTACTAGATGGTTTCCTTCCAAGGCATCAGGAGAAAGCAGGAGGGTGGGAACACTAACCCTGACGAGGAATTCGAGTGCGATTTCCTTCCTTGAAGCTGTAACTGTTCATCTCAGGGCATACTCTAAGACTAAAAGACAGAGGGGCTTTGCCACAGGGCTCACACACCCTGTCTcctgtgagccactgctctgcaCGCAGCTGGTGCCTACTCAGTGCAGACTGGGTGAACGGGAACTGGGTCCCAGCCAGTTTCACATTTCATCATGGTCCTCATGAGTGAAGGATGTAAATGGCAAACACACATCCCAGCACAGAGGTGATGCCAAGATACAGGCAGGCATTCCAACAGCGCAGACTCTCCCAGAGGACAAAGCCAAGTTCCTGAGGGtttgaggggtgtgtgtgtgtgtgtgtgtgtgtgtgtgtgtgtgtgtgtttgggagtcTTCAGAGATTTAAAAAGGAAGGCAAATCCATCAATCAGCTCTACACTTGATTTCCTGACAGTTTGCCAAGGACCACAGGACACATCTGAAAGTTACTTATCCGGGGAAAGACTGAGCCAGATGACTGAGTCTTTGGTCAGTGACAAGTGTATCATATCCCTGCAGGCCCCTATCAGTTCTGTCGGATGCATAATCACATCCAGGTGAACAGCTCTGttctggcctttttttctttctttttttaaagagataatatCCCAGGACACAGAAAAAACAAGTCAATCAGAAGTCCCTTGAAAATTCTACTCACAACGAATAAGAATATAAAGGACAAATGAACTCTCTAGCTAAATTGGCACGAATTCTGTCAGATCTCAAAAATGAACTGGTTCTAGAGCCATGGAGGCATTTCTCCATCCACCTGACTGTCTTCCTTCCATCCGGCCACCATCCATCCTTCATCCACCCAGGAAGCATTCATTTGGTGTCTAATCTGTGCTCAGCATTGTGCTTGGCACCAGGGACAGATCAGGGGAGGAAAGCACGGCCCCTCCTCTCTCAGACCTTAAGAAACAAGGGGGACAACAGGCAATTCAAGAAACAAAGAGTACCACGTTGGGTACCTGGGAGTAGACGCAGGAGCCTTTCAACATGCCTAAAGCCCTAGCCCCAAGTTCAGCCATCACGTTCAGGCCACTTGCATCCTGAAGCTCTTGTGTGACTCTAGCTGTCAACAATGACAGCAGAAGAAAGGTCCTCTCTGCCCTAGGGGAGGACTGTCTCTGCCCAGAATCTAACACAGAGGAAGAGCTGGGGCAGAGCTGAGTCACatttcagagctggaaggagTCTAGAACTGACCTGGTCCAACAATTCCACTTTGCAGAGGTGCAGACAGAGTCCAGGAACAGGAAAAATGACCGGCTGCACGGCACAGAGCTGGCTGCTGGCCCAGGCAGGGCTAGATACCTGTCACACCACAAGACTACCCTAAAACTCACCAAACTCTGCTTTAAGTAAATATCAGcacagtgattttattttttgttttttttaaaacctaggaGCAAGCAAAATTAGGAGACCAAACGGAGgctttcctttttcattcattGTCTTAGTCTCTGTTTCCTGGCCCGAGGATACATATTTTTAGCACTTTCATAAGAACATGTGATTTTCCCAGAGGCATATGGTATAGGAGTCACAATGAAATGTAAGTCAGACTTGAGATTTGGGGAGTTTGGACCCCCAAGTTTGCAAAAAACTAGCTAAATCATACTGGAGGTGACTCCCAGTGACTTCATGTCTTtgagcttaaaagaaaaaaaaaagaataagtcaaGACTTTGGCACATAAGCCTGTCCCCTTGGATAGGAGAGTCTTAAGTTCAAAAGTCATCTTTCAAAGGGTTGATTACAATTCCTCTTAGTAGCTAATAGATTTATTTAATTTGGAGATTGCAAATATAACAGATctagggaaattaaaaaatagatcacTGTCTACGGTAAACAATTTAAGCAAAACGTGATTCAATTTCTCTTTCAGAAGGCATCAGTGGATAAACGCCTTCTAAGCTGAATCCAATAAAAAGAATTATGTCAGACAAATAACAACTCTAGCGATCTAAGGTAGAGCGTGTGCACTGTAGTTATTAATCCTATTCATCCAGTAATGCATGCCGGAAGTTCTCCAGGACAGTATATTTCAGGTGCTTTTACCACACACACGcctgccctccccacacacaaaggtaactgtgaaaaaaaaaatggctacgTTAATTTGCTTtactgtagtaatcatttcattGTCTCTGTTTCcaacaaaacatcacattatGCTGTACACCttaaattatacaataaaaaataaattttaaaaagagtaaacatatatgtttacttataaaataatcttgtgaatatttaaaacaaattattattaatcaACCTCATTTTGAATGCCCAAAGGCATTAGGTTGACAGAGGCTAGGCTTTTTAAACAGCAATTAGTTATAGGCGATGTGTCAGAGCGGAGCCTATTTCAGAAGAAGCTGCCTCCGTCTTATATGGTCCCAGTGGCCAGGGATTACAAAAGCCCCAAGCAGCAAATCAATGACTAACCAGTTAACTGCATTTATAATTCCCCATCCAAACTTATCAGATCAGTACATCAGGAAAAAGTCAATATCCCTgcttaatttcttaaaaacaaagaaatggcaACTTCTCACGAAAGCCATCAGCTGTCCTTAAGTCTCCATAGACGTAGAAAGTCAACATTTCTGCTTTATAGTAACTGTTCAGGTGATGTGAACATTTTATGTAGTGGTAAAAGTGACGGCCAGGTGGAGCAGTGGAGGCTCAAAAGAAGTCTGCTGCCACGATGCAAATGTTCTGCAGGTGAAGCAGAGCTGGGCCAGGCCTGGAGCCTGAGCCAGGACCTCAGGGAGGGTGCTAGCCCTGCCAGAGTAACACAGAAGCCTTACCGATAATGATTGTATTCATCTTGCTCTGCTCCTTTGCAGAGCTGGCCTGCAGTCCTTGATGGATCTGGTGTGCGGCCAGGTCAAAGAGGTCCAGATAATCTTCCACAGGATAGCGGTCTCGCAGCCCATCTCTTAGGCGGACAATTCCTACAAGAACCAAGATGCAGGAGATACTGAGGACAAAGTTGCTACTGCTGGAGCGATGGCCTCCCAGACAGCAACCAAAGAGAGATGGAATGGCCTAAAGGGCCTGGCTACAGCAGCAAGAGGCTCAGCCCGGGTAGCTTCAGAAAGGGTCGCTGGGGATGGGGGTCTATGGGGCCTGGCTACCCACTTTCAATCCATGCATGCTTCAAGGGCTGGAAGATACCACCACTAAGCTGGACAGTGGGAGATTAAAGACTGGAACACCTATTCAAGAGCTAGAAACATGTCTGCTTGGAGGGACAGAGTCTGGGGCTGGTTAACTTGTGCACAGGTGGGACTCTTAAGTGGCCGGGCAGCAATGACAGCCAGGATGCATATGTTGTGTGAAACAGGGACAGAGGACCAAGGGCAGCCCACGGGGGAGAGGAGGGCAGTATCCTATAAACTCCATGATGCCTTCCTCATGGGGGCCAGCCAGCACCTGCCTGAtgttctctctcctgccctgttCAATCAAATACCCTGCCCTTTGTCCAAACAACAAGGGGAACTGATCATACTCTAGACAGACATGGATTCTGGCATCGGCCACATAGAGCTTAAATTCACCCcctgctgaaaaataaataaatttcacttgcaaacatttaaaaatccacttCCCAACGCCACAACTCCTGAAGTCAATGGAAATTGGAAAGAGAACATCCGTGGCCAAAGCAACAAGAGGTTCAAGGTGACATTGAAGACTAGATTCCAGAGGCCCGCCTctgttcttcctcctttcctgccaGTGGGAAGCTGGTTTTCATTAAGGGGAAATCACTGTGAGCCTCGGGGGAGCACCCTACAGCAGGGGAGTGTGTTCAGACACACCAGCAAATGCATAGGGATGTGAAACCCTGGCTCCTACAGCGGCCGCTGCTAAAccacaaaagaaacatttacactTTAGCTCACTGTAGGACGAACATCATCAAAGGATGAAAGCAAACGTTTGTCAGGAAACACATTAAGAGTTGGTCTAAGGAAAATTTTGAAGATTCCCTTCTAGGCAACCTGAGTCCATTACTGGAAAACACCCTCGTGGCCTGCCCAGACTCTGGTTGACAATAGGCACGTATACCCCTCAGCTCCAGTGACCAAACCTCTCCTGGCACAAGCAAAAGGTTACAGAAAGGAGACAGTGATCTGAGGACCACAGGgtgcctggggctgggctggagcAGAAAAGGATGGGCAGTGGTCATGGTCAGCCTGCGGCAAAGGGCTGAGAGCAGGGCCTCCAGAATGATCTCCATGTGGTTATCATATGGAACCCATAAGGCAGATGGGGCAGGTCAGAGAAGCTGAGGCCTGAAGCAACTCAGTATCCCCCAGGTGCAGTGACTGCAGCTGAACAACACACAGCTGGGAATAGCACAGAGCAGGGAGCAGCACAGAGCAGGGAGCAGCACAGAGCAGGGAGCAGCACAGAGCAGGGAACAGCACAGAGCAGAGGAACAGCACAGAGCAGGGGAACAGCACAGAGCAGGGGAACAGCACAGAGCAGGGGAACAGCACAGAGCAGATAAATAGCACAGAGCATGGAACAGTACAGAGCAGGGAACAGCACAGAGCAGGGAGCAGCACAGAGCAGGGAACAGCACAGAGCAGAGAACAGCACAGAGCAGGGGAACAGCACAGAGCAGGGGAACAGCACAGAGCAGATAAACAGCACAGAGCATGGAACAGTACAGAGCAGGGAACAGCACAGAGCAGGAGGCAGCACAGAGCAGGGAGCAGCACAGAGCAGGGAACAGCAGGGAATGGTACAGAGCAGAGGAACGGCACAGAGCTTGGGAGCAGCACAGAGCTGGGAGCGGCACAGAGCTGGGAGACAAGAGTCCCGATCACACCTTCCTTGCGGGCCCTTACTAGCCACTGGCACTTACTGCTCACTGCTCGGGTCATGTGCCCGGGCTTTCGGAACAAGAAGAGATGCCAGTTCTGACTCGTCCCCTTGTCCTGCACACAGCTGGCAATCAATGCTCACTGCATGGCTCACTGGAACCGGGTTCCGGTGCTGGGTCTTTGCCTGGGAACAGCCTCCTAACAAGGGAATTGTGCAATCTCTTTCTGCGGCCCTCGCCCCCCAACCCCAGCGCTAACGTTGCGGGAGGAATGAACGAATGATGGAACGAGACCAGACAGGAGCCCTGGGACCCGGCACTCACCAAACCGCTTCCGGGTCCACCAGTGTGGCTCCTTGATGGCGGAGAACTTGACCTCAGGGTGCAGCCGCAGGCGGTCATAGAGGTCTGTGGTCCCGCACTTAGGCTGCCCTATGATGTAGAAGTGCGGCAGGCAGCGCAAGCGGAAGTGCTTCCCGTGCGCGTGCGCCAGGTGGCCCCAGAAGGCCTTGCGCAGCGCGTCGAAGGTGGAGCGGAAGCGCTTGGAGTAGAGCACGTAGGAGTTGGTGAGGTACGGGTCTGTGGTGTTCCGCCCCGAGAACTCCTCGTACCAACAGGGGCTCTTACTGTTTGGAAGGAATTTATTGGGGATGACTGAAAACATCTGCAAGGAAACAGAGGAGGAGAGACACCGAGGAGGGGAAAGTGAGCAAAGACACAATCTAACCGCAATGGGAACATGCCCTGAGACTGACGACCGTCTTCAAATTCGACCTGTTTGACAGTGACtaacaaataaagcaaaacttGGTAGACGGTCAATGACTGTGCTTTCCTcacccccgcccctcccccccccacaaaaaaaactTGGATTAAAGATAAtccaaaataaagattattttgattaaagttaaagaataaaagtttaattaaaatccATTCAACCATAATTTACCTTTCTgacacacaacacacacgcacacatggtAATTAAACAGAATCTTTTTACTAGTTGTATATTTAAATTGCCGTTAGAGATTAAAATATAgaatagaagcagaaaatcaaatttaaCGCAGCTTTAAAATCCCAAATGATGGTGATCTGCAAAAGCAACTTTTAACTACCACGATCACATGTCAAGCAAGAAGTTCTGGAATGAAATAATGAGAGCCGGCGGCCCTTGAACATGCCTAACCCAGCGTTCAGGACAGCAGATTCCCTTCCTGGCACTCCATAGCATAAGCAAACATCACTCTTTCAGTGCATTCAAATCCATAAGGCTGTCAAATGATCCTTGCTACATCTGAGacatttttcagtcattttccttctgtgttcCCAAAGATGGTGATAGAAAGAAAAGCACTCATTTCTAAAAATCAACCAATCAGTCAAGATTAGCACAAAGCTACTCACATGCAACTCCTGCTTCTTAAGGTCTTCTAAGTCTGGGAGTTGTCTGGTCGTGAACTCAATCCTAGCTGTGATGCTGTTGATAATTAATTTAATGCTTGGATAGTCCTTCACGTATGAAATGTTATTTACAGAGGATTGATGATGATGTTCTTTTGTGTCGCTTGGGTTTTCGCTGTCCATCAAGCTGGGGTTGCTGGGGAAGCCTCCGTAATGGAAAGGTGATGAGATCAGAAGCTCTTGGTGGGCCCCAGAAAGGATGTAAGAAGCCATTACCAAGGTCATTATTATCAGTCCAAAAACGAGGCTACATCGCTTCCCCTTCTTGAAGCACATAAACCCACCCCAGTTCTCGTTCCCTTCAGTCCTCACTTCGAGAACAGCAAGCAAGTTCATCTGCTTACTGTCCACACGaaacagaattttgttttctcctttgcaCGTGGGGCACGCCTGGTGACCGTGGTGGGGGCCCCCTCGGCAGTTGACCTGGTGCTTGTGTGCACCGTCGGGTAACAGCTGTATGCAGCAATTAATGCAGTGCCTCATGGTAGTGCCAGTGCCCTGGGCTTACCGAGCCATGGGTGGTGGTCCCCCCAGGAGTCTGGATGTCCACAAATTGTGCCGGAAAACCTTAAGGATGCCTTGTGATTACATAAGATGGATGGAaagcacaaatacaaaaataagcacaCACCACAGCACTAGAGAAAGAGGACGCACATTCTTTGGTTCAGCTccgaaagaaaacaaaaggaagtgaTGTCCCAGAGTCATGTTCTACAAGAGCCTCTGCAACCTTGGAGAAGGTCACTAGTTCGGGAGCAGCTCTGCCTGCCCTTCAGGTTTTTCCCATGGCACAAAAAAAGGTGGAAGAATTCTCACTGGGGAATatggaaacacacaaaaaattaaaagaaatcatgGTCTTTTCACTGATGGATGGATTGCCATGCCATCCACGGAGGCATCTGTGAAGATCTCCACTTTTACATCCTGAGTACCTTTGGAATATTTCCTCTTTGTGGGGcgcaaactttaaaaaatgccagATTTCCTACACAAAAAGACAAGAGGCTTTATTACATTGTGTGGTAATAGCGATAACCCAAAGCTCATCCTCCAACCAGAGACAGATGCTCACTCTCTTTTCCACCTCTAAGTCCAGCCAAGCCAGCCTGGTTCTAAGCAAGTCATAGAAAATCATGAGGATAAAGGAAGAGGTTTCAGGTCCTTGCAGTTGGCTTTGGGGCTCAATTTCTGCCACCAAACATGGTCCCAATTCCAGCACCACCAGCGCCACATCAAACATCTCACATTG contains the following coding sequences:
- the CHST15 gene encoding carbohydrate sulfotransferase 15 — encoded protein: MRHCINCCIQLLPDGAHKHQVNCRGGPHHGHQACPTCKGENKILFRVDSKQMNLLAVLEVRTEGNENWGGFMCFKKGKRCSLVFGLIIMTLVMASYILSGAHQELLISSPFHYGGFPSNPSLMDSENPSDTKEHHHQSSVNNISYVKDYPSIKLIINSITARIEFTTRQLPDLEDLKKQELHMFSVIPNKFLPNSKSPCWYEEFSGRNTTDPYLTNSYVLYSKRFRSTFDALRKAFWGHLAHAHGKHFRLRCLPHFYIIGQPKCGTTDLYDRLRLHPEVKFSAIKEPHWWTRKRFGIVRLRDGLRDRYPVEDYLDLFDLAAHQIHQGLQASSAKEQSKMNTIIIGEASASTMWDNNAWTFFYDNSTDGEPPFLTQDFIHAFQPNAKLIVMLRDPVERLYSDYLYFASSNKSADDFHEKVTEALQLFENCMLDYSLRACVYNNTLNNAMPVRLQVGLYAVYLLDWLSVFDKQQFLILRLEDHASNVKYTMHKVFQFLNLGPLSEKQEALMTKSPASNARRPEDRNLGPMWPITQKILRDFYRPFNARLAQVLADEAFAWKTT